The stretch of DNA CAATTGCATTTATTGTAGAATCTCCAAATAAAATTGAAACATTACAAAAAATTTTACCGAGAGAATATAAAGTATTTGCTACAGGTGGTTTTTTTAGAGAGTTGGATTTAGAATCTCATGATACTATGGAAAAATCTATAACTTATCCTATTTGGAAATTAAGAGAAGATAGAAAATATTTTATAGATGAAATTAGGAAATTTGTAGCTAATTTTGGTGAAGTTATATTAGCTACGGATAATGATAGAGAAGGTGAATTGATTTCATGGCATTTAAAAGAATATTTGCAAAAAGAGCTTTCACAAAATCAGATTAATTATAAAAGAATTCGATTTGATTCAATTGATGAAAAGAGTATTTTAAATTCAATTAAAAATGCAGAAAATAAATTAAACAAAAAATTAATACAATCTGCGCTATTAAGGCATGTATATGATATGATTTATTCTCAATTTATAAAATATAAAGCAAAAAAAATAATTGGTGATAATAAAGATCATCCATTTTTGTCAAGAAACCATTTATCTATATTTAAATTGCTACAACAACAAAAGGAAAAAAGCTTAAGAAGTGGCTATACACTTCGGGTAAAATTTACAAATCAGTTAAGAAAAAAATCTCTTTTTGGTAAAATTGTTATTTCAAATAGCCTTCTTGCTCAACAGAGAGTATTTCAAACTTCTCAAGAAGCACAAGAATATGCAGATTCTATATCAATATCCAATTGGAATTTATCAACTCTTTATGCACTTACAAAAACGATTCATCCCAAAACAGGTATGACGACAGCAGAAACGATAAAACGAGTTTCTCGTATGCACGGCATTTCGCCAGAAAAAACAATGGAAATTCTGCAATCACTTTATGACGGCTCCGCAATGATTCAATCTTCTACTCATAATCCAAAATCACATCGATTTAATTTTGGAGGGAAATATTAATGATTCACAATGAAAATGAGATAAATATACTTCCTCCAAATTCTATTATTAAGTATCCAAGAACAGACGGACATCATACTTCTGAAGATGTAAAAGAGAGTGCATCACCTTTTTTAAGCAGAGATCCATTTGAGAGTGCTGAAAATAATGATGTACCTACTTTTTTACAATTTGCTGCGGAAAGCGCAAATCCGAATTGTGTGGGAGCAGAGGTAAATTTTGAATTATTCCAAGAAGCAAAGTCAAAAATTAAAAATATAGTTCCTTTTAAAGAAGGCTGGCCTAAATTTGGTAATGATCAAAAGCATACCAATTATTTGTTAACTTGCTTTAAGGATATACCAGAGCCAGTTACCTTAGAGGCAGGAACTAAAGTTTATCGACTTGTTGGAGCTCTTAATAATGAATATAAAACCAATGATTATTGTGGAGAATGGTGGGCCTTAGAACCACCTCCTGCAACGGAAGCAATGTGGCGTTCAGGTTATGCTGTTTGGGATCATTGGAATGGAGATGGCGGTTATATTGAATATACTATAGGAAAAGAAGGCTTAAATGTTTGGTTAGGAATTACAGGTCCGCAATCACTTCAAGATAATGAAATTATTTTACGAGGTGGAAAAATTCAAATATGGGTACCACAAAATACAATCAATCCATTAAAAAATGGTTTTTCTAAAAAAGATATTACAAAACGTTCCCCATGGAATTTTGAAAAGGAAAACTAAAATATGAATGCCATAGAATGGGTAAAACAATGTCATGAAATAGAAAATGATCTACAAAAACTTGTTATGCTTTTAGAGTTAATGGAAAAAGAAGGTAAAAAAAGAGAAGAGGAAGGGTTTCAAGATATTTGTTCAGGATTTATTCCTGTTGCAAAAAGAAACATGTTAGCTGAAAAAGATGCGCTTACTAGGGCAATAAATTCAATAAATCCTAGAAAAATATTTTATTCTCTTTGTTCAATTCAAGGTACTTATAAATATTTTAGTGATGAAAATTTAGCATGGTCTAACTTATGGAATGGCGGGGCTTTATATAACAGCATTTTAGATAAAATTATTATTTTACTTCAACACGAAAAAGTTGGTTTACGTGAAAATGAATTTAAAGAAGGACTTTTAAAATATGATAATTTAGAAGAAAATAGGTAAAAAAATGAATCTTTCTAAATACGCACATCCACAAATTTCTCCTGTTAACTTTAAGTTTACCCCTGAAATAATGGATAAATTTCTTATTTCACCAAATAAAGAGGTTTATAAATTAATTTATCAAGGAGCTTTTGCTACACTTAAAGAGCCAGCGGTAATCAATATGAGTGGCTTTGTTTTAACTTCATGTAATAATAATGAAATTAAATTATTATTTACTTCTGCAGTATTATTAACAGAAGGATGGTTAGGTGTAGATGACTATAAACGCCAAGAATATATGAAAGAATTTACGAATTCAGACACAACTCTAAATGAAATTTATCAAGAAGCAGATTTATTGGAATTTGATGGCGTAAGAATTTTTTCAGTGGAAGAGCCTTTTATTAAATTAGATGAATTTATTTCTCAACTTGAAATATTTAATATAGGAAAACCTTCTACATATGCTTCTATTTTTGAAAATTTAGAAAAAAATATTCGTGATGGCTTTATAGAAAAAAAATCTATTAAAGAAGGATTGGAGCAAAAAGAATGCACTGCATATGAAATTACAAATAAAGGAGAAAATTTTTTAGAGAAATTTTCTCAAATAAATGATCCTTTTCTAGATTTAAATGCAGCAAAAGAATTTGAAAATTATCTTCAACAAATTTCTAATGGTGAATTAACAAGAGATGAATTTGAAAAAAAATACTTTTCAATATTTCCTCAAAATTTTTTAAATAAAATAACTTTAAAATGGATTGATAATTGTGATTGATTTTTTATCTGTTACATATTGCATGTTCAATGCTAAATTTGCCTTTTTCATAAATATGAATAGGAAGATTTAAGTCAGAAATTTTTTCAGTCTGTATTTCTATATTATTTATTAAGTCATTCAGCTCTTTCAAATTAAAAGAATTTCTTATGTTAAATGAATCAATTGAATATTGACAGTGTTTTAAGGTGTTTTCCCACTTCGTAAACATTCTCTCTGTAATTGAAGGTTTCATTTTTGCTATTTTTAAATCTATCGTTTTTTGAATTGTTTGGATAATTTTTTCAATTTGTTCATAGTTTTTAAAAACATACTCTTTAATGTTATTTTCATTATAATTTTCAGATAGTAATTTCTTTAAAACTAATGCGCAAAGTAAATTTCTAAAATTTAAGAATAATATAATATATATTCTATGAACTTCTTCAATGTATTTACGAATGTGTTCAATAAAATCATTAATACTTAAACCTTCATTTATTCCAAGAATATCCTGATTTAAGTTATTTAACCTTATTAAATTTATTTCTAAATTTTGTAGGATACATATTATTATATTTTCAATAATATTTTCATAATTTTTAAAATTATAATCAAAATAACTTATGGAATGAATCTCTTTTAATATTAGATTAAGATACTCATATTGGCCAATAATTTTTCCTTTTTCTTCTGACTTAGCCCATCTATCAAGAATTTTTATATCTTCTTTTATTCCGCTTAATTTATTATCAATGTCCGCTAAATATTTCTGAGCTGTAACTATAGATAATAATTTCCAACCAGA from Silvanigrella paludirubra encodes:
- a CDS encoding DNA topoisomerase; the encoded protein is MNLSKYAHPQISPVNFKFTPEIMDKFLISPNKEVYKLIYQGAFATLKEPAVINMSGFVLTSCNNNEIKLLFTSAVLLTEGWLGVDDYKRQEYMKEFTNSDTTLNEIYQEADLLEFDGVRIFSVEEPFIKLDEFISQLEIFNIGKPSTYASIFENLEKNIRDGFIEKKSIKEGLEQKECTAYEITNKGENFLEKFSQINDPFLDLNAAKEFENYLQQISNGELTRDEFEKKYFSIFPQNFLNKITLKWIDNCD